A DNA window from Camelina sativa cultivar DH55 chromosome 13, Cs, whole genome shotgun sequence contains the following coding sequences:
- the LOC104736683 gene encoding heavy metal-associated isoprenylated plant protein 27, with amino-acid sequence MTTKKIEIKVDIDCEKCKRAIMEAVAELEGVNHVSLDQEKSILTVVGTMDPVCVAEQLKKIKQKPVVISVGPPKKPDPKPDPKKDPCFPYYYYTPCDMVTVSSYESGSGCTIV; translated from the exons ATGACGACTAAG AAAATTGAGATCAAAGTGGATATCGACTGTGAGAAATGCAAACGTGCAATCATGGAGGCCGTTGCAGAGCTAGAAg GTGTGAATCATGTTTCACTGGATCAAGAGAAGAGCATACTAACCGTGGTGGGTACTATGGATCCGGTATGCGTAGCAGAACAGCTTAAGAAGATTAAACAGAAACCAGTAGTTATCAGTGTTGGACCACCGAAAAAACCAGATCCAAAACCAGACCCCAAGAAGGATCCTTGTTTCCCTTACTACTACTACACCCCCTGTGACATGGTAACAGTTAGTAGCTATGAGAGCGGAAGCGGCTGCACCATTGTTTAA